gagccatctctccggcacacctctctctctgtgtctctgtctctctctgtctctttctggtttatttgtttgtatttttctctcttctttttttaagaaaagatttatttaagtatgtgagtacactgtccctctcttcagacacaccagaagacagcatcagatcccagtccagatggttgtgagtcaccatgtggttgctgggaattgaacttgggacctccagaacagcagtcagtgctcttaaccactgagccatcactccagccctgtttgtatttttcaagacaaggtttctctgtgtagccttggctgtcctagaacttggtctgtaaaccaggctggcctcaatctcagagctccacctgtccctacctcccgagtgctgggattacaggtttgcaccaccactgcccagcagacTATTTCTAAAAGTGTTTCGCCTCTGCTCTTTGATTTCTCTTTGAGGAGAAATCCTGAAAGGCTTCCCTGTGGAGGTGTTGCTGCTTTGGAAGGAAAGGCATCCTGGCAGCCAGGGTCCAAGGAATATCACAAAGTCACAGAGCACAACAAATCTCACACGAGAGATTTACTGGGGGAGAAACAAGAGAACGGCTGCCTCTGCTCAGGGGAGAAGCAATAGAGAACTGAACAGCAGGCAGGCTTATGTAGGGCGTCCTGGGGGAGTTCTCCAGCATGGAGATCTCCAGCATGGAGATCTCCAGGGTGGGAACTGGTGAGATTTCATGCTCAGGGACTGGTGggttttcacatttttttttcaaactaggAAGTGGGCTCAGACCTGTCCCCCTACAATCTcattgtctttgttccttaaaaaaatattatttcgtTGTTATTTCATGTGAATTGGTGTTTTgccctgcctgtctgtctgtgtgagggtgtcagctcccctggatctggagctacagatagttgtgagctgccatgtgaatgctgggaattgaacctgggtcctctgaaagagtaaccagtgctcttaaccattgagccacctctccagctcctaccAATCCTTTTCTTACTCATTTAAAAAAtgacacttatttatttattttatttatttatttatttatttatttatttatttatttatgcgcacgcgcacacacacacacacgcacgcacacacgcacacacgcacacacgaggTTAGACGCTAACTTTtgagagttggttctttccttctattatgtggtttctggggactgaactccagCTCTCAGATTTGGCAGCTTGACTGGCTGAGCTGTCTTGCTTCTTAGGTCTTCAAGGAGCAAGTCTCTGGAGCTAGATCAGAGTTAatgccttcccccccccccccgcccccacctctctctctctttcttttgagaccagttttgtctgtgtagctttggctgtcctggaactcactctgtaggccaagctggactcacagagatccacctgcctctgcctcctgagtgctgggattagaggctttCATCACCACGCTTGCTAGTTAATGCCTTTGAAAGACTTGCTAACCCCACCCCCGACCCCCCCCCACCCTTAAAAGTAAAATCAAGAGTAGACAGAGTCAAGGATCTCAGCAAGGAAAGCTATGAGCCGAGGCTTCAGAACCCTGTGAGGAATCTCTTGAGTGTATTTTTAGGGTTTCTTTTAATTTATAGGAAGTGATACTGGCTGTTCTCTTGAGGCAACAGTAGAAGAGTTACAGTTACAAGAAGTGTGTTTAAATTAGCAAGAAGCAGCTCATAGCATGGGTGGTACCCGGATGTTGTAGAAACAAGTGTTGAGAGTGACCTGTTGAATGCGTTGAATCCTGTCCCTGTGAGACTCTGTTCAGTGTTGCCCTCAGTGGAGTGATTCTTATCCTTCTGGTGGtggggagctggggacagaaaccAGGAGAAGGACTGAGGCCAGCTTGAGCCAGCAGCCTCGGGGCTCTGGAGGAAGAACTGGAGTTCTCCCTTCCTGGTTGGTCTTTGGGAGCACTGAAGAGTCGTGCGCATCTGTTCGGATTAGAGGGTTCTGAGTTCTTGCTTTGTGAGATGGCAGGAAGACTCTATTTGGCAACCGAGTAAAGAAACCTAATAGACCTCATACTGTGGGGGCTCTCTTTTCTGCTTCGGATTTCCACATCTGCTGCAGCCCGTGTCTTGGCTAACTTTCAATGTGCCTGACAACGATCCCACTTCCGTTTTTAGGTCCATCTAGGACAGTGTGTTACGTGCAGTGACAAACAGTACCTCCAAGGTGGCGAGTGCTGCGATTTGTGCCAGCCGGGTGAGATGCTAGCCCTCCTGCCCTGTACCAAACCCTTTCCCTCTCATTTTGCGGGATACAGACCGCTTTGCTGGTGGACCCTTCCTTGATGCCAGAATGCCCCAGGCTTTCCCATTTCTTTCATCTCCCTTGCTCACGTAGGGTCCGAGATGTTCGTCCATTCCCAAGCTCCGATCCCTCCCCCAAGCCCTGGCTCCCCGGGGTTGTGACACAGTCTGAGTCCCAGGGTTGGCCCAACCTGCCTCatattctcttgtttttttcaggaaaccgACTAGTTAGCCACTGCACAGCTCTTGAGAAGACCCAATGCCAACCGTGCGACTCAGGCGAATTCTCAGCTCACTGGAACAGGGAGATCCGCTGCCACCAGCACCGACACTGCGAACTCAGTGCGTGGGGCTGCCGGGATGGGGGACTTGAGAACCGGGTTGGTATTCTTAATGCTGAAATCGCTCTGACGTTAGTGGCCAGGGTCTGTCCTGGTGAGTCGGGGTCTGGGTGGAAGGAGTTAGTTGATCGACATCTGTGCTAGGAAGAGTCAGAAAACCATCAGGTGATGTGAGGAGGGAGGTCCTTATTGTGACCCAGCGGGTTCTCCCATTTTCCTTCTCATCTCCGCTCAGATCAAGGGCTTCAGGTTAAGAAGGAGGGCACCGCGGTTTCAGACACTGTTTGTACCTGCAAGGAAGGGCAGCACTGCGCCAGCAAGGAGTGCGAGACGTGCGCTCAGCACACGCCCTGTGGCCCTGGCTTTGGAGTCGTGCAGATGGGTAAGTGGCCCGGCCGTCCGGGGAGACAGTCAGCTCTGTGGTTGGCAGGGAAGAGCTGGGGGTGAGCTGTGGGCTTTTGGCCTTCAGAAGCTGAGGGCAGAGAAATTCCCACCAGGGCTGGCATCTTCCCTCCAGAGGGCATGGGCTCTTCTGCATTCTGACCTTAGCTCTGGGCAGCTTCCTGCTGAGTTGTGGCCTTCAGGGGCTGCACTGGGGTAAGGAGCTGAGGGCAGGCGCGGTGCCCTGCCCTGCTTGTCTACTGGCTCCCTTGGGAGTCAGACGCTGTGGCCCAGATGTCTGCTGATGTGTCCTCTCACATCCTGCCAGCCACTGAGACTACTGATACTGTCTGCCAACCCTGCCCGGTCGGATTCTTCTCCAATGGGTCATCACTTTTTGAAAAGTGTCATCCATGGACAAGGTATAAGGGCTGCCTCTCCCTAACCAATAGTAGGGTGggtcctgtctcagtctctttaACCACCTGCTGTTCAGTCCctgacacccccccaccccataccCCAATAGCCTCACTTGTGAATGTGACCTTGTGGCTGGCCTAAGGGACACTTTGTGCAGTTTTTCTAGCCTGCTTTCACTTAGTTAATGGAGCCTGTTGATCTCCATATCTTCTTGAAGTCTCTCTTCTTAAGGCATCATGACATCCCTTTCTCCCCTTTTTAGTTCACTTTCttggtgggtatgtgtgtgtgcatgtgtgtgcgtatgtgcatgcatgtgtgcatccatgtatttgcatgtatatgaatgtgtgtgcatgcatgtgtgcacatgcatgtgtatatgtgtgtgcatgcatgcgtgcacatgcatgtgtatatgtgtgtgcatgcatgtgtgcacatgcatgtgtatatgtgtgcatgcatgtgtgcacatgcatgtgtatatgtgtgtgcatgcatgtgtgtacgcatgcatgtgtgtgtgtgtgcgcatgtgtgtgtgtgcatatgtcagCTATCAACTTGGTATGTTGCATCTCAGGTACTATCCCCCCTCTTTTTTTAAGagagtcccagcactgggattacaaccacttgccaccaagcctggattttttttttattgtgggtTCTAGGGCTTGAACTCGGGGCCCTCGGGTTCACAGTGCTTTCCTGACTGAGTTACCAATGTCCCCAGCCCTTCTGGACTCTTACTTGTGTTTGTCAGGCTTTGTCTGTGTTCTCTAACCACTTCTTTCCACCTCTCCTTGGCTGTCTTGTCTATATCTCTAGCTCCATCTTCCCCTGGATCCGTTGTTTGGTCCCCAGATAGTTAATTTAAGTTCCATTGCTAAATGTAATGGGTCACCAGCACCTCAGACTCTATACATCCAGAATGGGCCCCTAGCCAAGCCCTGAACCCCAAGTGACAGACAGGTTCTGGCTCCAGGCAGTCACACAGTGGGCTGCCCACCCTTGCCTTCACCTCCAGTCAATCAGGCCTGTTACATCTGGTGTGAATGCCTTGGGGATCCACCTCCTTACGCTCCAAAGTGGTCACGGGAGTCTGTGCCTCCTCACCGTGGTGTGGTGATGACCCTGTCTCCTCATAGACTCCCTGCCTTTGGTGTCCCTTGTCTGCTTCTGCACCGTGCTGCCATTGTGAGCTTCCGGAACCCCTTTTGGATCACAGCACTTCATGATTTAAAGCACATCATGGCTTTCTGCTGCCTTTGGGAGGAAGCCCAGACTCCTTGGAATGGGGCTAGGCCTTCCAGCTACATTTCCTGTCTTCCCCCACACCTTGCACCCTACACTCACACCCCTGGGCACACTGTTTACTCTTTTGCTTCGAAGTCTCCTGTTCGGGAGAAAACTTAAACACATGCCACGTTCCTTTTTTTACATTTCACATATAATTTTTTCTTAATGTGCAAACCTGTTCCCTCAGGCTGTTTCCTCACTACTCcttcagagagagggggggggagggcagagacagagagacagagagaggcagagacacagagagacagagagacagagatggggagggagtggTGAAGAGGGGGAGACAGAGGAATAGAGAGACTCTGCTAATAAATTGATACACCCCTCCCctgctgacagacagacagacagacagacagacacacacacacacacacacacacacacacacacacaggcacacaggcacacaggcactgGTCTCTCTGTTTGGAATAGTGCCTCCTTGCGGCTTGCACTCATAGTCCTCACTGGTAGGTCTGGCTTACCACAGAGGCTCCTGTCCTGGGTCAAATGTGCATCTACCACACTCACTGCCCCACTTAGCTGGTGTGTGTTGCTGTTTCAACCTTTGTACCTCTTGGGGGACCCTTCTGATCTTCTCTGGGGATCCCGGCTTCTTATGGGGATTTCAGATGCCTCTACTCTCAGGAGGCTTCAGCCGATTTGTAAACCGATGAGTGCCTTTCTCATACAGGGCTAGAGCACGTGCTTTCTCTGAAGCCTCTCTTTCACCACATCCCGTTTTTCCTTTGCCATGTCCCTCTTCATCCAGCCCTCCCAGGACCACCCATCCCCATCCACACCTCACATCTCCACTCCTGTTCTGCCTCTGACTGCCCACTCTGCTGCAATGTCTCCTTCAGACTGGGAGCAGGTCCTCTCACTAGTTAGGTCATCTGGCTAAGTGCCAAGGACACTCTCTAGCTGCCTGCAGTTGCCCTGCCCGGAGCTGCTCACCACCACACATGGCACCATGTGACTTCTCTCCTGTCACACTGTTCCTGCTTAGCCGGGTCCAACTTACCCATCCTTCAATGCCTTGTGATCTTCCTTTCACAGAGGTCTTCCCAGAAGACCCTGAAACCAGAGCTTCTTAATGGGGACCAGTTTTGCTCTCTGTGGGGGCATTGGCCACATCTGGTCATCTTCCTGATGCTGTACTTGGTGAGGGGGCTGTTTCTGGCATGTACTTAGTGGAGGCAAAGGCTCTGTTAAATGTTCTGTGTAGGAGATTTCCCAGGTGCCAAGGTTGAGAAGCCCCACCTTAGACCACCCCAACCCCTCCTGTTCCTACCACCTACACTCCTGGCTATCTGCATTTCAATATGGCCgtaacctttcctttctgtgggCTTctgttcttccccttcccttaATGACTGTCGTGGGATGTCGCTATAATCACATGCTCAGTGAACAAGGACTTGCAGCTGGCTGGGTGACTCCCCTGGGCTTGGAAGTCTTATGGTGGGGAgccctgtttctctttctctctcttctcccttctctgcctgtgtgtgagtgcatgcacatacatgtgtacacatgtgtctgTGCAGCTGTGAAGATCAGAAGCTGATGGTCCTACGGGAA
This Rattus norvegicus strain BN/NHsdMcwi chromosome 3, GRCr8, whole genome shotgun sequence DNA region includes the following protein-coding sequences:
- the Cd40 gene encoding tumor necrosis factor receptor superfamily member 5 isoform X5, with amino-acid sequence MLPLPQLCALWGCLLTAVHLGQCVTCSDKQYLQGGECCDLCQPGNRLVSHCTALEKTQCQPCDSGEFSAHWNREIRCHQHRHCELNQGLQVKKEGTAVSDTVCTCKEGQHCASKECETCAQHTPCGPGFGVVQMATETTDTVCQPCPVGFFSNGSSLFEKCHPWTRFPAPDASPAGHSRRDGHPHHHLCGFSLYQWSRNQRTMRSYPLRLEDKILWR
- the Cd40 gene encoding tumor necrosis factor receptor superfamily member 5 isoform X4; this encodes MLPLPQLCALWGCLLTAVHLGQCVTCSDKQYLQGGECCDLCQPGNRLVSHCTALEKTQCQPCDSGEFSAHWNREIRCHQHRHCELNQGLQVKKEGTAVSDTVCTCKEGQHCASKECETCAQHTPCGPGFGVVQMATETTDTVCQPCPVGFFSNGSSLFEKCHPWTSCEDQKLMVLREGTSQTDTLCGFQPRMRALLVIPVVMVILITIFVVFLYISLTP
- the Cd40 gene encoding tumor necrosis factor receptor superfamily member 5 isoform X6 yields the protein MLPLPQLCALWGCLLTAVHLGQCVTCSDKQYLQGGECCDLCQPGNRLVSHCTALEKTQCQPCDSGEFSAHWNREIRCHQHRHCELNQGLQVKKEGTAVSDTVCTCKEGQHCASKECETCAQHTPCGPGFGVVQMATETTDTVCQPCPVGFFSNGSSLFEKCHPWTRFPAPDASPAGHSRRDGHPHHHLCGFSLYQSYPLRLEDKILWR
- the Cd40 gene encoding tumor necrosis factor receptor superfamily member 5 precursor, whose product is MLPLPQLCALWGCLLTAVHLGQCVTCSDKQYLQGGECCDLCQPGNRLVSHCTALEKTQCQPCDSGEFSAHWNREIRCHQHRHCELNQGLQVKKEGTAVSDTVCTCKEGQHCASKECETCAQHTPCGPGFGVVQMATETTDTVCQPCPVGFFSNGSSLFEKCHPWTSCEDQKLMVLREGTSQTDTLCGFQPRMRALLVIPVVMVILITIFVVFLYIKKVVKKPKDNEVLPPEARGQDPVEIEDYPGHNTAAPVQETLHGCQPVAQEDGKESRISVQERQVTGSMALKPLV
- the Cd40 gene encoding tumor necrosis factor receptor superfamily member 5 isoform X2, translated to MLPLPQLCALWGCLLTAVHLGQCVTCSDKQYLQGGECCDLCQPGNRLVSHCTALEKTQCQPCDSGEFSAHWNREIRCHQHRHCELNQGLQVKKEGTAVSDTVCTCKEGQHCASKECETCAQHTPCGPGFGVVQMATETTDTVCQPCPVGFFSNGSSLFEKCHPWTRFPAPDASPAGHSRRDGHPHHHLCGFSLYQWSRNQRTMRAELGAGRVTQAVLSPALNAGSYPLRLEDKILWR
- the Cd40 gene encoding tumor necrosis factor receptor superfamily member 5 isoform X1 encodes the protein MLPLPQLCALWGCLLTAVHLGQCVTCSDKQYLQGGECCDLCQPGNRLVSHCTALEKTQCQPCDSGEFSAHWNREIRCHQHRHCELNQGLQVKKEGTAVSDTVCTCKEGQHCASKECETCAQHTPCGPGFGVVQMATETTDTVCQPCPVGFFSNGSSLFEKCHPWTSCEDQKLMVLREGTSQTDTLCGFQPRMRALLVIPVVMVILITIFVVFLYIKKVVKKPKDNEGGAGRRQSNPGCAFPSIECGVLPPEARGQDPVEIEDYPGHNTAAPVQETLHGCQPVAQEDGKESRISVQERQVTGSMALKPLV
- the Cd40 gene encoding tumor necrosis factor receptor superfamily member 5 isoform X3, producing the protein MLPLPQLCALWGCLLTAVHLGQCVTCSDKQYLQGGECCDLCQPGNRLVSHCTALEKTQCQPCDSGEFSAHWNREIRCHQHRHCELNQGLQVKKEGTAVSDTVCTCKEGQHCASKECETCAQHTPCGPGFGVVQMATETTDTVCQPCPVGFFSNGSSLFEKCHPWTSCEDQKLMVLREGTSQTDTLCGFQPRMRALLVIPVVMVILITIFVVFLYISGQETKGQ
- the Cd40 gene encoding tumor necrosis factor receptor superfamily member 5 isoform X7 → MLPLPQLCALWGCLLTAVHLGQCVTCSDKQYLQGGECCDLCQPGNRLVSHCTALEKTQCQPCDSGEFSAHWNREIRCHQHRHCELNQGLQVKKEGTAVSDTVCTCKEGQHCASKECETCAQHTPCGPGFGVVQMATETTDTVCQPCPVGFFSNGSSLFEKCHPWTRFPAPDASPAGHSRRDGHPHHHLCGFSLYQKGGQETKGQ